The DNA sequence cctggtctgcttctgggttctggcttagtaaaccgtgacacagtgttaaataacactaatatgcaaaaaacaatattttttgtgaacagcaaatgtttcattttgttgtTATAACAAGGTTGGTAACAACACGAGTGCAGAGTATgttgctatggcaacaacagcccTTTCCCACAGACAAACAGGGCGCATTGCGAGATGGTACTTGAAGGAGAAACTGAGTTGAATCATTTGGTACACTGTTTAGATTGAGCACATCTAAGCAAAGtatatactttttcataacgttATAAATGGATGGATGTGTTCTAGACAAGAATGCCCATACCATCTATTGGCTGATTTGGTGATCTGGAGTGCAGGTAATTATTTTAAAAGCGTTATAAAATGTGATAGTGTGTTATCCCCTATCTCCAGTGACGAGaaccatgtacagtgcattcggaaagtattcagaccacttccctttatccacattttgttatgtgtcagccttattctaaaattgattaaataaaaacatttcctcatacacacaataccccataattacaaagcgaaaacaagtttttagatttttttgcaaatgtattaaaatttaaaaaccgaaataccttatttacatattcagacccctttgctattacattttacatttgagtcatttagcagacgctcttatccagagcaactttcagttagtgagtgcatacatatttttttcatactggccccccgtgggaaacgaacccacaaccctggcgttgcaagcgccatgctctaccaactgagctacaggaggcctatgcctcctatgagactcgaaatagagctcaggtgcatcctgtttccattcatcatccttgagatgtttctacaacttgattggagtccacctgtggtaaattcatttgattgggcatgacttggaaaggcacacacctgtctatataagggcccacagttgacagtgcatgttagagcaaaaaccaagccatgaggtcgaaggaattgtccgtagagctccgagacaggattgtgtcaaggcatagatctggagaagggtaattttgcagcgttgaaggtccccaagaacacagtggccatcattcttaaatggaagaagtttggaatcaccaagactcttcctagagctggccgcctgcccaaactaagcaatcgggggagaagggccttggtcagggaggtgaccaagaacctgatggtcactttgacagagctccaaagtttctctgtggagatgggagaaccttccagaaggataaccatctctgcagcactccaccaattaggcctttatggtagcgtggccagacggaagctactcctcagtaaaaggcacgacagcccgcttggagtttgccaaaaggcacctaaagggctctcagaccatgagaaacaagattctctggtctgatgaaaccaagattgaactctttggcctgaatgccaagcgtcacgtctggaggaaacctggcaccatccctacggtgaagcatggtggtggtggagcatcatgctgtggggatgtttttcagcagcagggactgggagactagtcaggattgagggaaagatgaatggatcctgccccagagcgctcaggacctcagactgggaccgaaggttcaccttccaacatgacaacgaccctaagcacacagccaagacaacgcaggagtggcttcggggcaaatctctgaatgtccttaagtggcccagccagagcccggacttgaacccgatctctggagagacctgaaaatagctgtgcagcgacgctccccatccaacctgacagagcttgagaggatctgcagagaagaatgggagaaactccccaaatacaggtgtgccaagcttgtagcatcatacccaataagacttgaggctgtaatcgctgccaaaggtgctttaacaaagtattgaataaagggtctgaatacttatgtacatttaatatttccttttttttcttcttcattgtgaggtattgtgtgtagattgaggggaaaaaacaatttaatctattttagaataagtctgtaatgtaacaaaatgtggaaagagtcatggggtctgaatactttccggatgCTATGATGCGTTCCTACACGATTTCTTGATTTCACAGACGGACCATATCGAAGTTAAATCATGGGGAAAATGTGTATTTTACCCACAGATAGAACataggctttcaccaaattgacaGGAGTTTCATGATTTTTATTTCTGGGGGTTGATTATCCCTTTACCATGAGACTTTATTGCATGCCAAACCATAGTTTGGCTCAGCGGGTTCTTTTGGAAGGGGAATCAGTGATTATTTGGGTGGGTCCCATCTAAGACCTTCAGATAAAAGTCCCGGCGATGCGTGCCGAAGAAGCTAGCATTTTATCTCATGTCGAGAGGGGGGCCTTTATTTGCCCATGTTCCTGGACATTCTGTAAACAGGCATAAAAGCTAGGACAAGCTTATCTGGACAGCAGCTGTTCCCACCCTACAGCATTTTTCTACCAActaacccaacacacacacaaacgtgcacacacacacacacacacacacacacaccctcccttccAGCACACAGTCTGTCCCTGTCGAACTGTCTTTCGTGTccactctccccctctttcctcctctgctCGGGGTTTGCATAACAGGTAGTCGCAGGCATTTCCTCGTCCTGAGCAGGGATATCCTGGCGCCCGACAGTCGCTCCCTGGCTCGCTGCAGCTCCGGCCGACCCACCAGCACCGACTGACGGCCTGCTATATTTAGCCATCAGACTCTTGGATGTTGTGCCCGCTGTGCCACAATACTGCCCGGGCCTGACATCCCTAAACAACAAGCTGTGAGCTCAACAAAACGTGACAACGTCACACTTCCCCAAAAGGGGCACTGGGACAAGGCCATACCCACACTGCCACACGGCCCCCTGGGATGGATGGATTTgcccacctcctctccttcttcccaTTGCTATTCCTGGTTGTTCTCGTCTTTAATTGACTTTCCAAGAAAATTCTGTCTTGGAACGATAAGGGCCGATTCaggtctctttttttttttttcatttttgttTCCTAGTCATACCCCCCCTCAGTTTGATTTGTTTGGTTCCTCtggatttatttattatttttgtcCTCAAGCCAACCCTCAAAGCTCCAAGGGTTCCTCTTTTGTGCTGCACTGGGGAACAACAATGGACTTttatgtttctttgcagcaacacACTGTGACCATTTTTAGATCTGAGGAACGCTCAGAAAAGCCTCAAGCGACTCTATTGAACATTTCAATGTTGAAATCAAAAGCCAGACACCTGCTCGTTCACTTTAGATTCCCCACTTTTGTCCCTGCAGTCTCACTTTCTATCTAGTGTATTGGTGTCTTGCTCTGTGCAATAGGTGTTTTATGGTGTGGTTGTCTCTCACTTGTGTATCGGTGTCTGCAGGTCATTAGTGTTTGGGAAAAATGGAACAAAAATGTCCATGGCATGTGTATTTTTGTATGTATCCAAAACAATTGATCAAATTTCACATCGAATTAAACTCTGTGCTTGACCTGCTGCAGTGGTTATGTCCAGGCTTATAAGTGTCTGGTTTCCAGTCGACTGGGGCTGCCACATCTGGCTGCTTGTCTTTGTGCATCATGTCAGAGCCACAGAAACAGGATAGTGTTTCTCAGCCATTTTGTGCCAATGACTGGCAAGCTATTGCCCTTCCTTCCCTTTTTGGAGGACTGCCGACTTTAAAACTATCACTTGAGAACAAAAAACATAGGGTACAGCTAACAATCTCAGAGACTGGTAAACCTCATCCTAGGGTCCAGTGCTGGTCCACAGACCAGAGGTTGCCGACATTGGTCTAGGCTATATGTAGCTATGGCTCTGGGCCATATTGTGCAGTGTATTAAACATATTGGTGTGGATGTATGGTACTCACTGGCCAACTGGAAGAGTGCGGCGATGGCCTCCTCCCACCACTGAGAGTCCTGGGTGACAAAGGGCAGCTCCATCAGGCCCAGCAGGAAGATCAGCTGACCGGCCGTCAGCGCCACCGTGGCCATCAGGTTACACGCTCGCATCATGTCAAACTGCACTgggtggagggacagagagatgaattATGAATATGGCAAATTATTATCTCAAACTAAACCAGAGACATTAGGGCAACATCATGTGATGACACCTGTTGATATCAGAGTATATGTGTCATACTAGAGCGATATGCTGATATCAAATAACCAGTCATGAGCTGATCAATGTCATTACAATGATGCATCTTTGTGTGTAGCCTTTATCAAGGGCTTAATGAAATGATTGATTCACAACATTGTTTTTGCATCTGTAGATAATGTTCTATGAGTTCTGAGATTATTTTTGACATGCATGCTGTCCTTAGCTTCTCAATGTTTGTTATAAATCAGTCTAATACAGCCCAGGGGGGTATCTGTTATCACTGAATGAGGTCCCCTTGACTGCTGCTGCTTGTTATGCATTACATTCCTGAACTGTCAACAGCTGGCCTGGGGGTCAGGATCTTGCTGCCTCTGGTTTTGCTATATAGTCCTACATTATCCATCTACTCATACATGCACATCAATTAGGTGCACTCTTAACTATAATGGTTAGGAATGAAGCACACTCATGAAACACAAACGCACACATTATTTCACTTACATTTGACGGTGCTGCGGGACTCCTGGTAGCCTGCGTACTCCGAGCCCCAGCCCAGGCCCTTACACGGCCTCTGAGTCCCCTGACCTCTCCTCCTGGCCCCCACAACCCCAGGTTCATCCcggcccctctctcctccagtcacgGGGCACATCCTCCACAGCCCCACGTTGCGCTTGCGTCCATCCTCCAGGGCCTGCAGCACCCAGCTGGGGGTGAAAGCTGCCACGTTGTTGAGGACCAGGGACAGCAGGGCCATCGCCACTGCCGCCACCACCAGCCGCTGCACGGCCATGCGCCGCTGCCCGCCcgccacctctccctctcccacctccctctcttcgtccctctcttcctctcccgtGCTGCCCTGCCTCTCCTGGGCAGCAACACCAGCGGCGCTCGGGGCACCccggttctcctcctcctccactgccAGTTAGCTAGTGGCTAATGCTAACCCCAGGCAGTCGCACCGCTGAAGAAAAAAAGGGAATGTGTTGTTAGCTCAGCTAAAGAACATCTCCGTTCATCCTCATTTGTTTTTGGGGGTGGAGGTGGGTTGGTTCAGCCTTCCTCCTCGGAGTGCACAGTGGGCAGGCGTGGGTTAATCCGACCGACACCGAGGTCCATTCCACTGGCTCTGGTGACTGGCTGCAGCTTGACTCTCGCTCTCGAACCTCGCCCCACTATTCTCTCTTCAACCGTCTCTTTTCCACTGCTTTTATCACCCCTTTTCTCTCCACTTCTAATTTCTACTGGCTGCCCTCCTCTCCGTTGGATCTCTGCAGCTGTTTCAAGCTCTTTTATTCTCTGTGTAGGCGCCTGTCTCTTTTTCCCCTGTTTCTTTCTTCGTTCttctgtgttttttttcttcagactCTCTACCACGGGTAGTGGGGAAGTGTGGACGCAGAGTAGAGCAGCAGAGCAGATCGTCTGGATCGTGTTGCTAAGGGCCAGTGGCTCACTGACAGCTCACTGAGGCTTAACCAAGGAAGGGCTTCGTCAACTGGAAGAGCAATCTCTCACTGCGCAAGCTCTAGTCTTCTTCTGaccctcctctcgctctctggGAAGAGTTGgtgctcctgctctctctctctgggaagaGTTggtgctcttgctctctctctctatgggaaGAGTCAGtgcccctgctctctctctctctgggaagaGTTTGTGCTCCTGGTACAGCTCAGTCCCAGCGGTCAAAAGAGGATTAGAATAGAGGGGAGTTGGTTCAGGGTGAGAGATATCAGTCTGTGGCTGCAACAGGTTTGACCAGACAACTCCCTCCCTCACTCGGTGTGGGGACAGCCCATAGAGCCTAAGTGGCGTTCCAGATGCTGCAGCTCCacttctgcctgtgtgtgtgtgacagcaacAAACACACTGGCCCCCACAGCCCGACCAGCAACAGGATGCGTTTCCTGATAGGAAAACGGTCAGAGGGGGGAAAAAGGcagaccctctctctatctgtctgtttacctcctctctctgtctttctctctgtgtcgcCAAACCTACTATAGTTATTTTCTGACTCTGAAACATCTGTGTAAGAAACCGATAGAGCCGTGGGTATTTGAGGGGCTGTGTTTGGATGGTCTGTGGCCACAGAGAGCAGGCTTTTGGCTGCCAGTGAAGTGCTACTTAACATGGGTCTCTGCAAGGCAAGCTTGGCCTCCTTTTCCCCCGCCAGTGAGTCCCAAGGCCCCTAAAGATTCCAGGAATTTCCTGTTGCCTGACTTTAATAAACGAACCCACATCTGTATCAGCTAAAGAGAGAAGTTGGAGGAGGGGGAACACAAATAGGGTCCAGATGGGTgtggaatcagagagagagagagagagcttcagattctggttgagagaatgccaagagtgtgcaaagatgtcatcaaggcaaagggtggctatttgaagaatctga is a window from the Coregonus clupeaformis isolate EN_2021a unplaced genomic scaffold, ASM2061545v1 scaf3078, whole genome shotgun sequence genome containing:
- the LOC121547206 gene encoding transmembrane protein 204 encodes the protein MAVQRLVVAAVAMALLSLVLNNVAAFTPSWVLQALEDGRKRNVGLWRMCPVTGGERGRDEPGVVGARRRGQGTQRPCKGLGWGSEYAGYQESRSTVKLQFDMMRACNLMATVALTAGQLIFLLGLMELPFVTQDSQWWEEAIAALFQLASFVLVIGLVTFYRIGPYTHLSYSCYMDIAACLLATLAAAMLIWNILHRRATASRPCLVISRSLASNFHPRHDNDYVESPC